CGGGAATTTCACCCTGCCCCGAAAGCATATTATTAAGTTTTAACTATGATTTTAATATATACTTCTTTTTTTCACTTGTCAATAGAAACTTTTAAAAAAATTGTAATCTTTAATACAATTTTATTGACTTAAATTATAAATACTACAAAAATTTACATTGATAACTAACAATAACTTAAGATTTTACTATGACAACATATTTTGCTCCTGAAATTTCATCTGAGTAAGTAGTTATAGTAACTCCCTCTGAAATATTGTACTTTTTGCATATTTCATTTAAAATCTGGGTTATATCATACTCACTTGAATTATAATTCAATATTTTTACACTTACAGAATTTTCCCCTTGTGATAATACCTCTTCTACTGCACTATAAAAATCATTATAGTTATCAACAACTTTTATATCATTGCCGTAAACATCCTTCTCCACTACATTAAGATTATCAAAACTGTATTCTGTGCTGGTACATTCAGGATAATCATCTGTATTCCACCTATGATTTTTGGCAATCTGATCATCGGTTATGTTAAAATAGGAGTGAGAAAGCCTATTTGAGCCATCACTTATAACGGGATCATCCCAGGTAGAATCCAATTGATAATACTCCCCCTGTATTTTCACTATATTCCATGCATGTCCAATCCATTCAGTACCATTATTTGCATCCCCTATCACCATCCTGCACTCTACCCCTGCCGCCATAAGAAGTCTATCTAAAGCATCTGCATAACCCTGACATACTCCAACTCCATTTATCAAAACGCCATAAGCCGTATAAGAGTCTTCCGGCATATTACCTTTATATGCTCTTTCATCATATTTACTGTTATTAACTACATAGTCGTGAAGTACCAGTTCCTTTTGATAGTCTTCCATATCAGAAGTAATTAAAGTATCTATAATTTCACTAACCTTTTGCTGCACGATTTTCTCTTTTTCTATTAAATTTTCCTTTGTATCTGTATATTTAAAATTTATAGTAACCTTTGTAGGACTTGTATATTCAACATTGCTTGCTGCCCCTGAATATCTTGTCCTTAAATCAGAATAGTCAATTAATATCTTATTTATAACATCTAGGTTATATTTATCTTTGTCATAATTACTTATATTTAAAATTAAAGTATCTTCATAATTATGCAATGCATCTTTTAATGCATTATAGTATTGTGAATAATTTTCTATATCAATTGAGTTATTTGAATTACTTTTCTGTACTGTAAAATTATATTTTACCCCTTCATTTAATTCTTTACCTTCAACAGATTTTAATCCACTATCTATTACCAGAACATATTGTTTTCCCTCTGCATATGAACTTATAGGAGAAACCTGTATTGTATCTGAAGAGGTATTTACAATATTAACTTCTAAAGGCGTACTACTCCCCTGTTCATATACTTTTATAAAATTTCTTGCAGAATCTAAATCAATATCTTTATTAAAAGTAATAGTCCAGCTCTTTTTATCGCTCACAGTAGAAATGCTATTATTGTTCCAAATTTTATATTCTTCTGCAGCGTAACACTTTTTACCACAAAATAACAATATAACTAACATACCTATTATCATAAACTTGTATATTTTTTTAAACACTTTATCACCTCCATATAATATTTAAACAAAACTTTTTTAATCAAGTCTAGGTGGAGTTTGCTATTTGAAATAAATAGTTTAGAATAACTATATTATAGTTATATTACAAATCAATTAACATTTTTGAACATTTTTATTAACACATTCTATGTTTTAAAACTTTAATGTGTTTTACCTCTTTTTGAATTGTTGTTGATTTTAATGTGCCTTATTTAACCATTAATTAACTGGTTACAGTACATATTGTAATATATGCCCTTTTTCCCTATTAAATCACTATGATTTCCCACTTCCACTATTGTTCCTCCATCTATTACCATTATAATATCTGAGTCTCTAATAGTACTCAGCCTATGGGCAATTATAAAACTGGTTCTTTTCCGTATAAGTTTACGCATAGCTTTTTGTATTTTAAGTTCCGTTCTTGTATCCACATTACTTGTAGCCTCATCTAAAACAAGTATGTAAGGATCTGAAAGTATAGCTCTTGCTATAGCTATTAGCTGCCTCTCTCCCTGACTTAAATTGCTTCCCCCTTCCTGTAACATAGTATCATACTTATGAGGAAATTTTTCAATAAACTGATCTGCACCTGCTGCCTGTGCTGCCTCTTTAACCTGAGAAAAATCTGCATCCAATCTACCATATTTAATATTTTCAAGTATTGTACCTGTAAAAAGATATGTATCTTGAAGAACTATGCCAAAACACTTTCTAAGACTATCTCTTGTATAATTCCTTATGTCTATTCCATCAATTAAAATTTTTCCACTGGATACATCATAAAACCTGACAAGCAAATTTACAATAGTTGTCTTTCCTGCTCCTGTAGGTCCAACAAGGGCAACACTTGTGCCCTGATTAATATTAAAATTTATATCCTTTAATATTAGAAAATCTTTTCTATAACTAAAATTTACATTTTCAAAAGTAACCTGTCCGCTTGTATTTTCAAGAGTTACAGCTTCAGCAGTGTCTTTTATCTCCTCTTTTTCATCCAATATATCAAATACTCTCTCGGCACCGGCAACAGCAGACTGAAGTGTATTAAATATGCTGGCTATATCATTTAATGGTCTTGCAAATTGTCTGGAATAACTTAAAAAACTGGCTATAATTCCTATGGTTATAATATTTTTTACAGCCAGAATCCCCCCTACACCAGCTACAGCGGCAAAACCTATATTATTTATTACATTCATAATAGGCATTAAGAATCCCGACCAAATTTGAGCTTTCAATCCTACCTGACTTAGACTGTAATTTATTTTTTTAAATTCTTCTATGGCCTTCTGCTCATGATTAAAAGCTTTTACCACATGGATGCCGGATATATTCTCCTCTATATGTCCATTGAGTTTTCCAAGTTGTACTTGTTGCTCTTTAAATAATACACTGGTATTTTTTGCGATACCCTTAGTAAGAAAAAATACCATAGGCACTGTAATAAGAGTCACAAAAGTCAAAATAGGACTTAAAACAAGCATCATAATAAAAGATCCCAGCACTGTCACCACTGCTGACATAAGTTGAGTAGTGGATTGCGATATGGTAGAACTTACATTTTCTATATCATTAGTCAATCTGCTCATTATCTCTCCATGAGTATTCCTATCAAAAAAAGAAATTGGTAATTTTTGAAGTTTGTCAAATAGACTTCTTCTAAGATTCATCACTATTTTCTGAGCAGTGCCAGCCATAAGCCACCCCTGAAAAAAAGTCAAAATGGCATCTAATACATATGTAAATAAAAGCAATATGACCATTACAGATAGTATATCAAAATTCACTTTTCCCTTTAATTCTGACATAGCATCAATAGACTTTCCTATAAGATAGGGTCCAAGAAGTCCTATGATAGAATCTATTATTACAGATATAAATATTATAATTAAAAGTTTTCTTTCACTTCCAAAATACTTCCAAAGTCTAAATAATGTTTTCTTAAAATTTTTTGGTTTTTCCACAGGACCAATACTTCCTCTTCCTCTTCTTCCTCTTCTCGGTCCCAGAGGCATTTTTATATCTTCTTTATTATATTTCCCCTCCATATATCTAAATTACCTCCTTTCCAACCTGAGACAAGAAAATATCTTTATAAACTTCACAATTTTTCATAAGCTGGTCATGGTTTCCCATACCCACCAACTTTCCTTCATCCAGCACAATTATCTTATCTGCAGATATTACAGATGATATTTTCTGGGCAATTATTATACAGGTTAAATTATTTGAATATTTTTTAAGTTTTTCTCTTATCTTAACTTCAGTTGCTGCATCTACAGCACTTGTACAATCATCAAGTATGAGTATTTCAGGTTTTTTAATCAAGGCTCGAGCTATGGAAACTCTCTGTTTTTGACCTCCTGAAAAATTCACTCCTCCCTGTCCAAGTTTTGTATTGTATTGTTCCGGAAATCTAGAGATAAACTCATCCGCTTCTGCAGTTTCAGCTGCCTCCTTAACCTCTTCCAGCGAGGCATTCTCTTTACCCCATCTTATATTTTCCAGAACACTTCCTGTAAACAGCATTGTCTTCTGGGGTACAAGGGCTACTTTTTCTCTTAAAATTCTTTTATTTATATCCTTTACATCTACTCCATCAACCTTTACCCTTCCAGATGCAGCATCATAAAATCCTGGAATAAGATTTACAAGACTGCTTTTACCTGAACCTGTAGCTCCAATAATGCCTAGAGTTTCCCCCGGCATGCAGGTAAAACTAATGTTATGGATAACTTCATGGCCATTTGCATAAGAAAAACTCACATCTTCAAAATCTACCCTTCCACTTTCTCTTAAATTTGAAACACCCTCATTAAAATTAATACTGCTTTTTTCCTCAATTATTTCAAAAATACGTATTGCAGAAGCTTTGGATCTTACAAACATATTAAAAACTGCAGATATCATCATAATTGAAAATAATATTTGGGTCATATAATTTGTAAATGCAATTATTTGTCCTACCTGCATACTTCCACTATTGACATATTTCCCTCCAATCCACAAAACACATGCTATTCCTATATTTATAACTAGGCTTCTAGTAGGAGAAAATACGGCCATTACACGCATTGCAAGGGCAGATAATCTTCCTAACTCCTCATTTGCCTCTTTAAATCTTTTATTTTCATAATCAAACCTGCTGAAGGCTTTTACTACCCTTACACCGGATAAATACTCTCTCATCACAGAATTTACCCTATCTAAAGCTATCTGGACCTTCATAAAATACGGGTACCCTATATTCATATTGAAAAATATAAACACAGCTACAATTGGTATTACAATGAAAAGTATTACTGCCAGGTGTAAATCAAGCCTTGATGCCATAATAATACTTCCAATACACACAAGAGGTGATTTTACAAATATTCTCATAAGCCCATTTACAAAATTTTGCACTTGAGTTACATCATTTGTAAGACGTGTTATAAGAGAACTGTTTTCAAATTTATCAATGCTGTCAAAAGAAAAACTTTGAATCTTTTCAAATAAATCTGCCCTTAACTCCGCACTGAACTCTTGAGACACCCTCCCAGATAGTATATTGCGTCCCGAAGCTCCCAATGCTCCTACAGCTGTGACCATAAGCATTATCAAACCTTTTTGAATTACATAGTCCATCTGTTTGTTTGCTACGCCTATATCAACTATTTTAGACATTATAGTGGGCTGCATCAAATCACATAATGCCTCAATAGAAAGAAAAAATATAGCAAGGCAGAATCCTTTCCAGTAATTATTTATATATTTTTTCATAAATTCCAATTTATACACCCCTAACATTATTCTATCCATTAATAATATTATTTCTAGAAGATAAATTCAAATATAATAATTTTAAATAATGCAAAAATGAAGATTATATTGTATAATTATCTAAAAATATATTGTTTTATTATGTAAACTCATATATGATTCTAAAATTTTATTCCCGGAGGTGGTAACTTTGAACAAATTTTTAAATAAAATTTCCTATTATTTCAGAGACAGCTATGGTATGGATAAACTTTCTAAACATCTTTATATTGGAGGAATTATAATTCTCCTTATAAAACCTGCCTACACATTAGGCCTTGTATTTATAATATACAGCAGCTGGAGATGTATTTCAAAGAATAAATATAAAAGGTTCAGGGAGTTACAGGCTTACGAGAATTTTATTTCGCCTTTAATTTATAAAGTAAAAAATTTTATAAATTCAAATAATCCACATAATCCCTATAAAGTATTCAAATGTCCAAATTGTGCTCAAAAATTGAGAGTGCCTAAAAAAAAGGGGAGAATAACTATAACCTGCAAAAACTGCGGAACTTCATTTAAAGGTAAATCTTAACAAATAAATGTAAGGTGAGCATTATTAATTGAAAAAATGCTCACCTTACATCTTAATTATATAATTCATTTTAATGTTTATTGGCTAAATGTAACTTTTCAAGTATTTGTTTTCTGATTTCAATAAATTCGGATTCATTTCTATTTCTAGGTCTGTTAATTTTCACTTCTACCACATCCTCTATTTTTCCTGGACGTGGAGTCATAATTACTATTCTATCACTGAGATAAATTGCCTCATCTACATCATGGGTAACAAGTACCATAGTTGTTCCTCTTTTCTGCCAGAGTTCTATTAATTTATCCTGTAAATCCATTCTCGTAAAAGCATCCAATGCACCTAAGGGTTCGTCAAGAAGAAGTACTTTAGGGTTATTTATAAGTGCACGGGCAAGAGAAGCCCTTTGAGCCATCCCTCCTGAAACCTGGTGAGGATATGATTTCTCAAATCCCTGAAGTCCTGTAAGTTTTATATATTCTCCAACTTCACTTTTATGTTCTCTATAAATCTTTCTGGCTTTAAGTCCTGCTGCAATATTATCTTCAATGGTTTCCCAGGGAAATAAATTTGCCTGTTGAAATACATATCCTCTTTCAAAATTAGTGCTTTCTATCTTTTTATCATCTAAAAACAATTCTCCAGACTGAGGCTTATCAAGACCTGCTATAAGTCTCATAAGCGTTGTCTTGCCACACCCGGATGATCCTACAAATGAAATAAACTCTCCCGCTCTGATACTTAGATTTACATTACGCAAAGCTTCAACTAAATTGCCATTTGCATCTATATAAGTTCTATCTACATTTTTTATTTCAATAGCAGCATTATTGAAAGCTATAGATCTTGTCATTTTAACAGCCCCCTTTGCCATATAAGTACCCTATCTCTAATTTTAAATATAATTGCCAATACGATAGAAAAAACTACTGCCATTATGACTATGGCCGCATAAACTTTTGCATAGTTGGACCAGCCTTTAGCCCAGTTTATATACCACCCCAGCCCTGCCTTTGCCCCTAACATTTCAGAAACCACCAGTGTAGTAAATGAAAGTCCTGTAGCTGTATAAATACCTGTAAATATAGATGGCATGGCACCGGGTATAGCTATCTTAAATATTAAAAATCTTTCATCTGCTCCAAGGGTCTTAGCTGCTTCAAAATAGGATTTAGGTATATTTTCTATACCTCCAGAAGCCATAAAAGCTACTGGAAACCATACACAAAGTACAATTAGAGCTGCTTCTGAAACCAAAATTGATGGAAATATTATCATTACTACAGGTATCCATGCTACTGCAGGAACTACTCCTATTACTTTAAGTACAGGGAAAAACCAATAATACCACTGTCTGTACCATCCCATTAGAATTCCTGTTACCAACCCTAAAAATGTTCCTACTATAAAACCTATAACTAAAAGTCTCATAGAATAAGCAGTACTCATCAAAAGTGTGCTCCAATCTTCAACAATTACCTGAATTATCTGAGCTGTTCCAGGGAAAAATGGCAGAGGCAGTATATTAGTTTTAGTAGACAATATATCCCATGCTGTAAATCCAATTCCTATAGCAAAATAAAATTGGGCTTTATGATTAAACTTTGCTCTTAGTCTTTCATTTGAAAAAGATAGGATATATAATACTCCCAGGTAAACTATAAAGAGTATCAGCATAATTCTATAGGGTAGTACATTAACTGCCTGCACTGTAGGCAGTGCAAAGTTTTCAATTAAAGCCACAACAAAAGCAATAATTTGTAAAACTGTCCAAACTTTTGATTTGGGTTTCCAGTTTACTGTATCAGGTGCTTTTACTACATCTATTTTATCAGTGCCCTCTGGTAAAATTTTTGATTTGGATACAGCCTTTGAATTCACCAATTCACTTAAAATGCTCACTTTAATTCTCCTTCCTACTAGATATGTGAAAGTATGCCAATACCTTACTTGCCTGATGCATCATAGTATACATCATTAGCAAATTTTTCAGGATCTGTATCTTTTTTTAAGAATCCAGTTTTATTTAACTGCCCTACAAAATATTTAACATCTTCTTTTGCAGCATCCGTAGTATATTGGAAATCATAATTTTTTATAAGTTCAGTAACAAGTTTTACATCCGTAGTTGATACATATTTTTTATCAACTTCAATTTTGGCAGCTTCTTCCGGATTTTTTGCTATCCATTCATCTGCTGCTTTATACGCTCTTACAAGAGCTGCAATTTTTTCCGGATTCTTTTTGATTTCTTTATTAGATGCATATAAAAAACAACATGATTTTCCTTTAAACAATGGATCCTGTGCAATATCCGTTATAACTTTATAGTTATTATCTCGTTCAGCTAGTGTAGCAAATGGATCCCATGCAGCAAAAGCATCCACATCGCCTTTATCTACAGCTTTTGTCAATTGATCAAGTGGATAAGGTACCCATTTAACATCTTTGGTGATCAATTCCTGCATTAGCCAGTACAAGAGTAGTAATAGCCATTGGAGTTCCTCCTATTTCATCCACCCCTATTCTCTTTCCCTTCAAATCATTTGCAGTTTTTATAGGGGAATTAGGAGGTACAACCAATTTAATACAACCTTTATGCAGTCCGCCTATAACTTTAATATCAAGGCCTTGTTGAACTGAAGGAAAAAATTGAAAATCACCATTGGTAACAGTGAACTCACCACTTGCAAGTCCGGTTTTTTGTTGCTCAAATGTTCCACTTACAAGAGTCACATCGAATCCTTCTTTGGCGAAAAATCCTTTTTCCTTGGCTATATAAGCTGGAGCACCACAAACTCCTCCTCCAAGGGCCTGAATTTGAAGTTTTCCATATTTGTATTTTCCTGTAGATTCAGTAGAAGAGTTATTTTGTCCACATGCAGTAAAAACTGGAATAGAAGCTGCAATTAAAAAATAGCAGCCAAACTTTTAAATCTTTTCATGATAATCCCCTCATCTTTCTATTTTAATACTTCCTGAAGCTGTTCCGAGAAAGTTTTTTCAAATGCCTGCTCCAAATCCCAAATAAGATCTTCTGCATCTTCAAGTCCTATGGAAAGCCTTATTGTATTGGATTCTATATGTGAAAATTCTTTTTCCTCCGGAGTAAGCTCACTGTGGGTTGTCTTAGGTGAATTTACAATCAAGGATCTGGAATCCCCTATATTGGCATGATAACTAAATAATTTTATTGAATTTAAAAATTTATCTATTTCATCATCTGTGCCTTTAAGTCCAAAGGAAAATACAGATCCAGCTCCTTTAGGTAAGTATTTTTTACTGAGTTCTTTATAGGGACTATCATTTAATGAAGGATATTTTATCCACTGAACATTATCGCTTTCTTGTAAATAGCTAATTATTTTTTTAGTATTTGACAACTGCTTTTCTATTCTTTCAGATAAGGTTTCCAGGCCCAATAACACCAGATAAGCATCAAAAGGACTAAGTGCTGCACCAAAATAATTCAAATAATTAAGCCTTATTCTTGTAATAAACGGAAAATCCGGAAATACCTCAATAAAATTCCTTGCTCTACCTTCAGGGTCTCTTAGAGTATAGTACGGTTCCAAAAATTGTGGAAATTTGCCATTTTCCCAATTAAATTTGCCACTTTCCAGTATAATTCCAGCGATTACATTTCCATGACCATTAAGTGCTTTTGTAGCGGAATAAATTACAATATCGGCTCCATATTTTATTGGATTAAGAAGATATGGTGTAGCTAATGTATTATCTACAATTAGTGGTATATCATATTCATGAGCCACCTTTGCAATTTTTTCTATATCTGCTACAGCAGCATTTGGATTACTTATGCTTTCTACGAATATAGCCTTAGTATCTGGTTTTATTTGCTTTGCAAGAGCTTCTGGATTATTGAAGTCTTCAAATTTATCTATTTTGATACCAAATTTAGGATATAACTTTTTAAAACCATCCAATGTTCCTCCATAAAGATAAGGAGTTGTAAGTATCCTTCCTCCATCTTCAGCTACATTAAGAAGTGTATATGTTATAGCAGCCATGCCGGAACTTAGTGCAATGTCACCAGCTGCTCCATCTAAAGCAGCCACCCTTTTTTCTAATACTTCAACTGTTGGATTACTGAGTCTTGAATAGATAAATCCCAGTTCTGAAAATGAGAACAATTTTCCTGCCCTTTCTGTACTTCCTAAATCAAATGCTGCAGTTTCATAAATTGGAACTGATACAGAGTGATTATGTTCTTTAGAATTATAACCCCCTCTTATTTTTATGGTATCAAATCTTAAATTTTCTTTTGACATTAAAAAACCCCCTTAAAAATTTATTAAAATTGATTTTACATAAAAAGGCTGCATCTTTTTAGGGATGCAGCCTCTGGTTTACCAGTGAGCTTTGCAAATATTATTTTTTAAAACTGTATATTATTTTAATTATATATGACTATATAGCCAATTATGCAGATCTTTTATTACTTCATCTCTATTTACCTCTCTAAGCATTTCATGCCGTCCATTTTCATATATTTTATAAGTTGCATCTTTAATACCATATTGCCTATATATTTTAAACAGTTCTTTTATACCTTTTCCATTATCCCCAAAGGGATCTTTACTCCCCGATATTGAAAATATAGGTAAATTCTTAGGTATTTTTTCGATAGTAGAAGGCTTGTGTATATCCTTTAAGGAATTAAATAAATCCTCAAAATAGCCGACCTTATATTCTACTGCGGCATAAGGAGAATTTAATGTATCTTCAAGCATTTTAGAATCACTCGTCAGCCAATCATAATCTGTTTTAGACGGTTGAAATTCATCATTAAAATGTTCAAAAAATATATTTGAAGCCTCAATACTCACAGCCTTTCTTCCAATCTTTCTGGCCTCTTTACTTGCTGTTTCAATTAACTCTGCTATTTTTTTTATGTGAATTGGCCCTGTAGTCCCGGAATATATAATTCCATTTACTTCACTGCCATATTTATAGGCATATATCTGAGCTAGAACTGAACCCAAGCTATGACCCAAAAGAAAATTTGGCAATGCCGGGTTTTGCCTTTTCACAATATTTGTCAATAATTTTATATCTTCAACCATCCAATTTATCCCATCATCTCCCATATATCCTGCACTTTCTGCATAGGATGCTTCGTTTATGTCTCCTGCTGTTCTACCATGTCCACGTCCCTCATTAATATATACAATAAATCCAGCTTTAACCATCTCCTGGCTAAATTCTCTATAATAATCAGTAGTTTCTCCCATACCATGGGCTACTTGTATAACACCATATATATCCTTACCTTTAGCCGGATACCACTTTTCAGTAAAAATATCCACTCCCTGGGCATTCTTATAAAAAAATGTTTCAGATATATATACAGTATTTGATTTCACAGTTGGAGTTACTTCTATATTATTTATACCCATATATT
This window of the Clostridium kluyveri DSM 555 genome carries:
- a CDS encoding transglutaminase domain-containing protein, yielding MFKKIYKFMIIGMLVILLFCGKKCYAAEEYKIWNNNSISTVSDKKSWTITFNKDIDLDSARNFIKVYEQGSSTPLEVNIVNTSSDTIQVSPISSYAEGKQYVLVIDSGLKSVEGKELNEGVKYNFTVQKSNSNNSIDIENYSQYYNALKDALHNYEDTLILNISNYDKDKYNLDVINKILIDYSDLRTRYSGAASNVEYTSPTKVTINFKYTDTKENLIEKEKIVQQKVSEIIDTLITSDMEDYQKELVLHDYVVNNSKYDERAYKGNMPEDSYTAYGVLINGVGVCQGYADALDRLLMAAGVECRMVIGDANNGTEWIGHAWNIVKIQGEYYQLDSTWDDPVISDGSNRLSHSYFNITDDQIAKNHRWNTDDYPECTSTEYSFDNLNVVEKDVYGNDIKVVDNYNDFYSAVEEVLSQGENSVSVKILNYNSSEYDITQILNEICKKYNISEGVTITTYSDEISGAKYVVIVKS
- a CDS encoding ABC transporter ATP-binding protein; protein product: MEGKYNKEDIKMPLGPRRGRRGRGSIGPVEKPKNFKKTLFRLWKYFGSERKLLIIIFISVIIDSIIGLLGPYLIGKSIDAMSELKGKVNFDILSVMVILLLFTYVLDAILTFFQGWLMAGTAQKIVMNLRRSLFDKLQKLPISFFDRNTHGEIMSRLTNDIENVSSTISQSTTQLMSAVVTVLGSFIMMLVLSPILTFVTLITVPMVFFLTKGIAKNTSVLFKEQQVQLGKLNGHIEENISGIHVVKAFNHEQKAIEEFKKINYSLSQVGLKAQIWSGFLMPIMNVINNIGFAAVAGVGGILAVKNIITIGIIASFLSYSRQFARPLNDIASIFNTLQSAVAGAERVFDILDEKEEIKDTAEAVTLENTSGQVTFENVNFSYRKDFLILKDINFNINQGTSVALVGPTGAGKTTIVNLLVRFYDVSSGKILIDGIDIRNYTRDSLRKCFGIVLQDTYLFTGTILENIKYGRLDADFSQVKEAAQAAGADQFIEKFPHKYDTMLQEGGSNLSQGERQLIAIARAILSDPYILVLDEATSNVDTRTELKIQKAMRKLIRKRTSFIIAHRLSTIRDSDIIMVIDGGTIVEVGNHSDLIGKKGIYYNMYCNQLING
- a CDS encoding ABC transporter ATP-binding protein, with the translated sequence MEFMKKYINNYWKGFCLAIFFLSIEALCDLMQPTIMSKIVDIGVANKQMDYVIQKGLIMLMVTAVGALGASGRNILSGRVSQEFSAELRADLFEKIQSFSFDSIDKFENSSLITRLTNDVTQVQNFVNGLMRIFVKSPLVCIGSIIMASRLDLHLAVILFIVIPIVAVFIFFNMNIGYPYFMKVQIALDRVNSVMREYLSGVRVVKAFSRFDYENKRFKEANEELGRLSALAMRVMAVFSPTRSLVINIGIACVLWIGGKYVNSGSMQVGQIIAFTNYMTQILFSIMMISAVFNMFVRSKASAIRIFEIIEEKSSINFNEGVSNLRESGRVDFEDVSFSYANGHEVIHNISFTCMPGETLGIIGATGSGKSSLVNLIPGFYDAASGRVKVDGVDVKDINKRILREKVALVPQKTMLFTGSVLENIRWGKENASLEEVKEAAETAEADEFISRFPEQYNTKLGQGGVNFSGGQKQRVSIARALIKKPEILILDDCTSAVDAATEVKIREKLKKYSNNLTCIIIAQKISSVISADKIIVLDEGKLVGMGNHDQLMKNCEVYKDIFLSQVGKEVI
- a CDS encoding ABC transporter ATP-binding protein, yielding MAKGAVKMTRSIAFNNAAIEIKNVDRTYIDANGNLVEALRNVNLSIRAGEFISFVGSSGCGKTTLMRLIAGLDKPQSGELFLDDKKIESTNFERGYVFQQANLFPWETIEDNIAAGLKARKIYREHKSEVGEYIKLTGLQGFEKSYPHQVSGGMAQRASLARALINNPKVLLLDEPLGALDAFTRMDLQDKLIELWQKRGTTMVLVTHDVDEAIYLSDRIVIMTPRPGKIEDVVEVKINRPRNRNESEFIEIRKQILEKLHLANKH
- a CDS encoding ABC transporter permease: MSILSELVNSKAVSKSKILPEGTDKIDVVKAPDTVNWKPKSKVWTVLQIIAFVVALIENFALPTVQAVNVLPYRIMLILFIVYLGVLYILSFSNERLRAKFNHKAQFYFAIGIGFTAWDILSTKTNILPLPFFPGTAQIIQVIVEDWSTLLMSTAYSMRLLVIGFIVGTFLGLVTGILMGWYRQWYYWFFPVLKVIGVVPAVAWIPVVMIIFPSILVSEAALIVLCVWFPVAFMASGGIENIPKSYFEAAKTLGADERFLIFKIAIPGAMPSIFTGIYTATGLSFTTLVVSEMLGAKAGLGWYINWAKGWSNYAKVYAAIVIMAVVFSIVLAIIFKIRDRVLIWQRGLLK
- a CDS encoding ABC transporter substrate-binding protein, whose protein sequence is MQELITKDVKWVPYPLDQLTKAVDKGDVDAFAAWDPFATLAERDNNYKVITDIAQDPLFKGKSCCFLYASNKEIKKNPEKIAALVRAYKAADEWIAKNPEEAAKIEVDKKYVSTTDVKLVTELIKNYDFQYTTDAAKEDVKYFVGQLNKTGFLKKDTDPEKFANDVYYDASGK
- a CDS encoding ABC transporter substrate-binding protein, with protein sequence MTLVSGTFEQQKTGLASGEFTVTNGDFQFFPSVQQGLDIKVIGGLHKGCIKLVVPPNSPIKTANDLKGKRIGVDEIGGTPMAITTLVLANAGIDHQRC
- a CDS encoding O-acetylhomoserine aminocarboxypropyltransferase/cysteine synthase family protein, which gives rise to MSKENLRFDTIKIRGGYNSKEHNHSVSVPIYETAAFDLGSTERAGKLFSFSELGFIYSRLSNPTVEVLEKRVAALDGAAGDIALSSGMAAITYTLLNVAEDGGRILTTPYLYGGTLDGFKKLYPKFGIKIDKFEDFNNPEALAKQIKPDTKAIFVESISNPNAAVADIEKIAKVAHEYDIPLIVDNTLATPYLLNPIKYGADIVIYSATKALNGHGNVIAGIILESGKFNWENGKFPQFLEPYYTLRDPEGRARNFIEVFPDFPFITRIRLNYLNYFGAALSPFDAYLVLLGLETLSERIEKQLSNTKKIISYLQESDNVQWIKYPSLNDSPYKELSKKYLPKGAGSVFSFGLKGTDDEIDKFLNSIKLFSYHANIGDSRSLIVNSPKTTHSELTPEEKEFSHIESNTIRLSIGLEDAEDLIWDLEQAFEKTFSEQLQEVLK
- a CDS encoding alpha/beta fold hydrolase, with the protein product MGINNIEVTPTVKSNTVYISETFFYKNAQGVDIFTEKWYPAKGKDIYGVIQVAHGMGETTDYYREFSQEMVKAGFIVYINEGRGHGRTAGDINEASYAESAGYMGDDGINWMVEDIKLLTNIVKRQNPALPNFLLGHSLGSVLAQIYAYKYGSEVNGIIYSGTTGPIHIKKIAELIETASKEARKIGRKAVSIEASNIFFEHFNDEFQPSKTDYDWLTSDSKMLEDTLNSPYAAVEYKVGYFEDLFNSLKDIHKPSTIEKIPKNLPIFSISGSKDPFGDNGKGIKELFKIYRQYGIKDATYKIYENGRHEMLREVNRDEVIKDLHNWLYSHI